A section of the Streptomyces sp. SLBN-118 genome encodes:
- a CDS encoding DUF4157 domain-containing protein has protein sequence MSTSHAQDTQSAQAERRRKRKERAKSRTPEPKNIVSGAGQPLDLSVRRELEEQLGHDFSRVRLHTDRDAGTLTELLGADAVAVGQDIFFREGTYRPGTAEGQRLLAHELLHTVQNPDGLGALRAGRDLGAVSLPHQSMEREAESAAQTVVRGEEQAPEVEPEQSTPGWLRYATVDADRSRMEQLDPATLVDRLANGVLRSLRGDPADLSGRVRLQLARMSPQLQDSVLDRLEVRLLSNEYDRLLGLAEESETGPVDLQPAEVPQPETDLFELLGVERTQWKRQEEGGRGAKDKQAEDSREEQKDARARDEKRGSDRSRAQSDAATEKDEAARRTEQEDERAQSRQQAAQEQQQEEEKQGQDRQRVDEAADERAQGQAVGAEQAKEKRKEQRDREEQDPEQANAPGADKRKRKDDAKKPADGSKQENLDPKAKGQPGPVRPEKVDERAEQRDSALSEHGLHEKDEDEGEPREEEKPLGLEAGADGEIGGDEGGRAKGGGAAEPELKPEDYLPDTDLDVSSVPTADNPTATIPTFPTPPPTKAEQVQQQRENDAEEEEDEDAPETEAKPPGAEMGPVEGEAPQPEGGPAAEAGDRSEKDLQPEKPVDQEVGPDPETEGRQEPEPEAEKQDPEQQQNEQQAEGGDGERDGEEQPDAKSAEDQREERKEQEQQSATARRGGTGASSAEPDVSSAASTAAAATPPAGAHTERTSPEDRRPSPAARRVADSAKGDHEASAPKSAVSKESGPGAAPSGVVGGSSTAGPSAATGPGGAPSAAQAAVSPAAEQAESPGKFGAPAPEGTKAQPEASLEKDGGGCAPPEPAAEKEEGGGSCGGGGGGAAPEEKQEEPPDVSGQDPKAAIGTVSKLAPDQAAAAMPGVDAAADKKIGEEQQRLDVNPPKRERPSGAPRTQSGPPEAAPPAAQVTGKVEKLGPEDRVEKQKAKGSEKAEGAKPTDNTPPPPAPVADKLTAEEAKNVDAAADAVPTVDPELQNKTVGPAPKIRLEGESDPKRTDDQAKALKEKQSDIQSTGREDAAKPMGEDQIFPDAPQEQLVGQATGGRRRGGGGGLKAGSAPKPGVGAVAKQERGSEIQGAAGQAQGDLVAKEKEQQQGEQQAKQEKQTEIDREVAQNAEKQTAERGRAADDAQRERESWRTEQDRKIEDADKKSEKEHTEKNKEIVKARDDKDKEVSDRKDKDNAQIDTEREKAEKEAEKKKEEEKPSGGFFGWVADKVKSAFNAILDAVTKVFDAARKLVNGIIDTFKEWANKAIDFVRDLAIKAINVLADALIAIGDVLLAAFPELRDKFRKAIEGLRDKAIAAVNALADGLKKAVNALLDALAAGLNALLDVLEAGIKAVIKIYQAVILGAIKFAQAAIEALGKFAALVADIAPDPGGWISKAGSSAKAGITDHLWGAIKTGVKRWFDTKVEGILGLGKAVINVLVKGCVSIKQIGKMAWDAIIASLPMMIASLVIEKVVSMIVPAAGAILTIVQGLMAAWQSISSILSAFSKFWAYLKAVKAGPAACLFAEAVAAGIVALLDFIANFLMIRLSSATKGVGKRLKAMAEKIMKGLKKTGKGAKEAAGNAVNKARGAVRNAVESLKKPAGPSKPKGPRVPKNRSTPTDRGPGRGTPKDTAHDRPTSKTPDKEREHRREEAEAKRDQQKPDATPSKASDQRPDVRKDKSPDTAPKKRKETEAPKRQKPRKPKSPLGKALQKIKGKVKSALKKIRNAGKTLGKKLSKSKVGKSLKNSGKKMRDFFKKKRDRMRDDKKQRIDQKKQRLDNRKKKENSKDLKYARLQKIVARIRPQINAMLSKGIPERVLNAALRALKTWHRLSGLTAAGNDNFDVIASLNPQAEVTEGEFDLFELGPEDEVTNEIKRRITAAFRAKEPSTLGHVMDVCDDIAEDILGKRITERNSSNSSSRVAQNKNSSKGNSGANKTDKGKLEWEPSEPILRRTPARLFPDRVALFFERPTRSKQDIPRIALAEFRQFKQYHKVGERGDQEEFMDDYGNRYVKAQGGGYVPRFVERNLNKDDNPKEKSRGIRASDPSAPSGPEQIAEHVQGPKGGKKKGAKRRSPFISTTKNAAQDLTNAKGENLGGEHGRAEIDLLEVSPSQIFDLTRASNHKAYGLSEPSTPRQKQALQDVIRTQEVLVLDPIPAAAIVKVHR, from the coding sequence ATGAGTACGTCACACGCCCAGGACACGCAGTCGGCCCAGGCCGAACGGCGGCGCAAGCGCAAGGAGCGCGCCAAGTCCCGTACTCCGGAGCCGAAGAACATCGTCAGCGGCGCCGGGCAGCCGCTCGACCTGAGCGTACGGCGGGAGCTGGAGGAGCAGCTCGGCCACGACTTCAGCCGGGTGCGCCTGCACACCGACCGGGACGCGGGCACGCTCACCGAACTGCTGGGCGCGGATGCCGTCGCGGTCGGCCAGGACATCTTCTTCCGGGAAGGCACCTACCGCCCAGGCACGGCGGAAGGGCAGCGGCTGCTCGCCCATGAGCTGCTGCACACGGTGCAGAACCCGGACGGTCTGGGGGCGCTGCGCGCGGGCCGCGACCTGGGTGCGGTGAGTCTGCCGCACCAGTCGATGGAGCGCGAGGCCGAGTCGGCGGCCCAGACTGTCGTACGGGGCGAGGAGCAGGCCCCCGAGGTGGAGCCGGAGCAGTCGACGCCCGGCTGGCTGCGGTACGCCACGGTCGACGCCGACCGGTCCCGGATGGAACAGCTGGATCCCGCCACGCTGGTGGACCGTCTCGCGAACGGCGTGCTGCGCTCCCTGCGCGGCGACCCGGCGGATCTCTCGGGACGCGTACGCCTCCAACTCGCCCGCATGTCACCGCAGTTGCAGGACTCGGTGCTGGACCGGCTGGAAGTGCGGCTGCTCTCCAACGAGTACGACCGGCTCCTCGGCCTCGCCGAGGAGTCCGAGACCGGGCCCGTCGACCTCCAGCCCGCCGAGGTGCCCCAGCCGGAGACCGACCTCTTCGAGCTCCTGGGTGTTGAGCGCACCCAGTGGAAGCGCCAGGAAGAAGGCGGCCGGGGCGCGAAGGACAAGCAGGCCGAGGACTCCCGCGAGGAGCAGAAGGACGCCAGGGCGCGTGACGAGAAGCGCGGCAGCGACCGGAGCAGGGCGCAGTCGGACGCCGCGACCGAGAAGGACGAGGCCGCCCGGCGCACGGAGCAGGAGGACGAGCGCGCCCAGTCCCGGCAGCAGGCGGCGCAAGAACAGCAGCAGGAAGAGGAGAAGCAGGGCCAGGACCGTCAGCGGGTCGACGAGGCCGCGGACGAGCGCGCCCAGGGCCAGGCGGTCGGCGCCGAACAGGCCAAGGAGAAGCGCAAGGAACAGCGGGACCGGGAGGAGCAGGACCCGGAGCAGGCGAACGCGCCGGGCGCCGACAAGCGCAAGCGCAAGGACGACGCGAAGAAGCCCGCGGACGGCTCGAAGCAGGAGAACCTCGACCCGAAGGCGAAGGGGCAGCCCGGTCCCGTACGCCCGGAGAAGGTGGACGAGCGGGCGGAGCAACGGGACAGCGCGCTGTCCGAGCACGGCCTGCACGAGAAGGACGAGGACGAAGGCGAGCCGCGCGAGGAGGAGAAGCCGCTCGGTCTTGAGGCGGGCGCGGACGGGGAGATCGGCGGCGACGAGGGCGGCCGGGCCAAGGGCGGCGGCGCGGCCGAGCCCGAGCTCAAGCCGGAGGACTATCTGCCGGACACCGATCTCGATGTCTCGTCGGTTCCCACCGCCGACAACCCCACGGCCACGATCCCCACCTTTCCCACTCCCCCGCCGACGAAGGCCGAACAGGTCCAGCAGCAGCGGGAGAACGACGCGGAGGAGGAAGAGGACGAGGACGCCCCGGAGACGGAAGCCAAGCCGCCGGGTGCCGAGATGGGTCCCGTCGAGGGCGAGGCTCCGCAGCCGGAGGGCGGACCCGCGGCCGAGGCCGGGGACCGGAGCGAGAAGGACCTCCAGCCGGAGAAGCCGGTGGACCAGGAGGTCGGACCCGATCCGGAGACCGAGGGCAGGCAGGAACCCGAACCCGAGGCGGAGAAGCAGGACCCGGAACAGCAGCAGAACGAGCAGCAGGCGGAGGGCGGCGACGGCGAACGCGACGGCGAGGAACAGCCCGACGCCAAGAGCGCCGAGGACCAGCGCGAGGAGCGCAAGGAACAGGAGCAGCAGTCCGCCACGGCCCGTCGAGGGGGGACCGGCGCATCCTCCGCCGAGCCGGACGTGAGCAGTGCTGCCAGTACGGCGGCCGCCGCGACCCCGCCCGCAGGTGCGCACACCGAGCGGACGTCCCCCGAGGACCGCAGGCCGTCCCCTGCCGCTCGCAGGGTCGCGGACTCGGCCAAGGGCGACCACGAGGCGTCGGCCCCCAAGAGCGCGGTATCGAAGGAAAGCGGACCGGGAGCGGCGCCGAGCGGTGTGGTCGGCGGAAGCAGCACGGCGGGCCCGAGCGCGGCCACCGGACCCGGCGGGGCACCGTCGGCGGCGCAGGCCGCTGTCAGTCCGGCGGCCGAACAGGCGGAAAGCCCCGGGAAGTTCGGTGCTCCCGCGCCGGAGGGCACCAAGGCCCAGCCCGAGGCGTCGCTGGAGAAGGACGGCGGCGGCTGCGCCCCGCCGGAGCCCGCGGCGGAGAAGGAAGAGGGCGGCGGCAGTTGCGGTGGTGGCGGCGGTGGGGCCGCTCCCGAGGAGAAGCAGGAGGAGCCGCCGGACGTCTCGGGCCAGGACCCGAAGGCCGCCATCGGTACGGTCAGCAAGCTCGCGCCGGACCAGGCCGCGGCCGCCATGCCCGGAGTGGACGCCGCCGCGGACAAGAAGATCGGCGAAGAGCAGCAGCGGCTCGACGTCAACCCGCCGAAGCGGGAGCGACCTTCGGGTGCCCCGCGCACCCAGTCCGGCCCGCCCGAGGCGGCCCCACCCGCCGCCCAGGTGACCGGCAAGGTCGAGAAGCTCGGGCCCGAGGACCGGGTCGAGAAGCAGAAGGCCAAGGGCAGCGAGAAGGCGGAGGGCGCGAAGCCCACCGACAACACGCCACCGCCGCCGGCCCCCGTGGCGGACAAGCTGACCGCCGAAGAGGCGAAGAACGTCGATGCCGCGGCCGACGCGGTCCCGACCGTCGACCCGGAACTGCAGAACAAGACGGTTGGCCCCGCCCCCAAGATCAGGCTTGAGGGCGAGAGCGACCCCAAGCGCACGGACGACCAGGCCAAGGCGCTCAAGGAGAAGCAGTCCGACATCCAGAGCACCGGCCGCGAGGACGCGGCCAAGCCGATGGGTGAGGACCAGATCTTCCCCGACGCGCCCCAGGAGCAGTTGGTCGGCCAGGCCACGGGCGGTCGGCGACGGGGCGGCGGAGGCGGCCTGAAGGCCGGGTCCGCGCCCAAGCCCGGCGTCGGAGCGGTCGCCAAGCAGGAGCGCGGCAGCGAGATCCAGGGGGCCGCGGGCCAGGCCCAGGGCGACCTGGTCGCCAAGGAGAAGGAACAGCAGCAGGGCGAACAGCAGGCCAAGCAGGAGAAGCAGACCGAGATCGACCGCGAGGTCGCCCAGAACGCGGAGAAGCAGACGGCCGAGCGCGGCCGTGCGGCAGACGATGCCCAGCGCGAGCGCGAGAGCTGGCGCACCGAGCAGGACCGGAAGATCGAGGACGCGGACAAGAAGTCCGAGAAGGAACACACCGAGAAGAACAAGGAAATCGTCAAGGCCCGCGACGACAAGGACAAGGAGGTCAGCGACCGCAAGGACAAGGACAACGCGCAGATCGACACGGAGCGCGAGAAGGCGGAGAAGGAGGCCGAGAAGAAAAAGGAGGAGGAGAAGCCTTCCGGAGGCTTCTTCGGCTGGGTCGCCGACAAGGTCAAGAGCGCCTTCAACGCCATTCTCGACGCGGTCACCAAAGTCTTCGACGCGGCGCGCAAGCTCGTCAACGGCATCATCGACACGTTCAAGGAATGGGCCAACAAGGCCATCGACTTCGTACGTGACCTCGCCATCAAGGCGATCAATGTCCTGGCGGACGCGCTGATCGCCATCGGGGACGTGCTGCTCGCGGCCTTCCCGGAGCTACGGGACAAGTTCCGCAAGGCGATCGAGGGCCTGCGCGACAAGGCGATCGCGGCGGTCAACGCGCTGGCGGACGGCCTGAAGAAGGCGGTCAACGCGCTGCTCGACGCGCTGGCGGCGGGCCTGAACGCGCTTCTCGACGTACTTGAGGCAGGCATCAAGGCCGTCATCAAGATCTACCAGGCGGTCATCCTCGGCGCGATCAAGTTCGCCCAGGCAGCGATCGAGGCGCTCGGCAAGTTCGCGGCGCTGGTGGCGGACATCGCCCCGGACCCGGGCGGCTGGATCAGCAAGGCGGGCAGCTCAGCGAAGGCGGGCATCACCGATCACCTCTGGGGCGCCATCAAGACAGGCGTCAAGCGGTGGTTCGACACCAAGGTCGAAGGCATCCTCGGCCTGGGCAAGGCCGTGATCAACGTCCTGGTGAAGGGCTGCGTCTCGATCAAGCAGATCGGGAAGATGGCGTGGGACGCGATCATCGCATCGCTGCCGATGATGATCGCTTCGCTCGTGATCGAGAAGGTCGTCTCGATGATCGTCCCCGCGGCGGGCGCGATCCTCACGATCGTCCAGGGCCTGATGGCGGCCTGGCAGAGCATCAGCTCGATCCTGAGCGCCTTCAGCAAGTTCTGGGCGTACTTGAAGGCCGTCAAGGCGGGTCCAGCGGCGTGCCTGTTCGCGGAGGCGGTCGCAGCAGGGATCGTCGCCCTGCTCGACTTCATCGCCAACTTCCTGATGATCCGCCTGTCCTCGGCGACGAAGGGCGTCGGCAAGCGTCTCAAGGCGATGGCCGAGAAGATCATGAAGGGCCTGAAGAAGACGGGCAAGGGCGCGAAGGAGGCGGCGGGCAACGCGGTGAACAAGGCGCGGGGCGCGGTGCGCAACGCGGTGGAGTCCTTGAAGAAGCCGGCGGGCCCGAGCAAACCGAAGGGACCGCGGGTCCCGAAGAACCGCTCGACGCCGACGGACCGCGGTCCGGGACGCGGTACCCCGAAGGACACTGCGCACGACCGACCGACGAGCAAGACCCCGGACAAGGAGCGGGAGCACCGGCGGGAGGAGGCGGAGGCGAAACGCGACCAACAGAAGCCGGACGCGACGCCGAGCAAGGCGTCGGACCAGAGGCCCGACGTCAGGAAGGACAAGTCTCCTGACACCGCGCCCAAAAAGAGGAAAGAAACCGAGGCCCCCAAGCGTCAGAAGCCGCGCAAGCCGAAGTCGCCGCTGGGCAAAGCTCTGCAGAAGATCAAGGGCAAGGTCAAGTCCGCCCTCAAGAAGATCCGCAACGCCGGTAAGACCCTCGGCAAGAAGCTCAGCAAGAGCAAAGTGGGTAAGTCGCTCAAGAACAGCGGCAAGAAGATGCGCGACTTCTTCAAGAAGAAGCGCGACCGCATGCGCGACGACAAGAAGCAGCGCATTGACCAGAAGAAGCAACGGCTCGACAACCGGAAGAAGAAGGAGAATTCAAAGGACCTCAAGTACGCCCGCCTTCAGAAGATCGTGGCCCGCATACGGCCCCAAATCAACGCCATGCTCAGCAAGGGCATACCGGAAAGGGTACTCAACGCCGCACTCCGCGCCCTCAAGACTTGGCACCGCTTGTCGGGACTTACCGCCGCAGGGAACGACAACTTCGATGTCATCGCCTCCCTGAACCCGCAGGCCGAGGTAACAGAGGGCGAATTTGACCTATTCGAACTGGGCCCCGAGGACGAAGTGACAAATGAAATCAAGAGGAGGATCACAGCGGCCTTCAGGGCGAAGGAGCCATCGACTCTCGGGCATGTGATGGACGTATGCGACGACATCGCAGAAGACATCCTCGGCAAGCGGATCACGGAACGAAACAGCAGCAATAGCTCTTCCCGTGTCGCACAGAACAAAAATAGCAGCAAGGGTAATTCGGGAGCAAACAAGACCGACAAGGGGAAGCTCGAGTGGGAGCCGAGCGAACCCATCCTGAGAAGGACCCCAGCCAGGCTCTTCCCAGACCGCGTAGCCCTGTTCTTCGAGCGTCCCACACGCAGCAAGCAAGACATCCCACGTATCGCGCTCGCAGAATTCCGCCAGTTCAAGCAATATCACAAGGTAGGTGAGCGCGGCGATCAGGAAGAATTCATGGACGACTACGGCAATCGGTACGTGAAGGCCCAAGGGGGCGGCTACGTTCCGCGCTTCGTGGAGCGGAACCTCAACAAGGATGACAATCCGAAGGAGAAGAGCCGAGGCATCCGGGCATCCGATCCAAGCGCCCCCTCCGGACCGGAGCAAATCGCCGAACACGTCCAAGGACCTAAGGGTGGGAAGAAGAAGGGAGCAAAGCGGCGCTCGCCATTCATTTCCACCACAAAGAACGCAGCCCAGGATCTCACAAATGCTAAGGGCGAAAACCTGGGCGGAGAACACGGGCGGGCAGAAATCGATCTCCTTGAAGTCTCGCCCAGTCAAATCTTCGACTTGACCCGTGCGAGCAATCACAAGGCGTATGGCCTGTCCGAACCGAGTACACCCAGGCAGAAGCAGGCACTTCAGGACGTGATACGCACTCAAGAAGTGTTGGTGCTGGACCCCATCCCGGCAGCTGCCATAGTCAAGGTGCACCGATAA
- a CDS encoding phage baseplate assembly protein V, protein MAAGPNNRFLGKFRGRVIDNRDPLKLGRITAQVPDVLGEEASTWALPCLPFTGRHAGQYVVPQIGAGVWMEFEQGDPSFPIWTGSWYGDASELPPRASAELPGSQPVVIQTPGDHKLVMSDVPGGTGILLEARGGAYVQIDEKGVTIGNGKGASIVLIGNEVNINEGRLIVPKKR, encoded by the coding sequence ATGGCTGCAGGACCGAACAACCGGTTTCTCGGCAAGTTCCGGGGGCGGGTGATTGACAACAGGGATCCGCTCAAGCTCGGCCGGATCACGGCCCAGGTGCCGGATGTGCTCGGCGAGGAGGCCTCCACCTGGGCGCTGCCCTGTCTGCCCTTCACCGGACGGCACGCGGGTCAGTACGTCGTGCCGCAGATCGGCGCCGGTGTGTGGATGGAGTTCGAGCAGGGGGATCCCAGCTTCCCCATCTGGACGGGGAGTTGGTACGGGGACGCCTCCGAGCTGCCGCCGAGGGCGAGTGCCGAGCTGCCCGGTTCGCAGCCGGTGGTCATCCAGACGCCGGGCGATCACAAGCTGGTGATGTCGGACGTTCCCGGTGGCACGGGGATTCTGCTTGAGGCCAGGGGCGGGGCCTACGTCCAGATCGACGAGAAGGGCGTGACGATCGGCAACGGCAAGGGGGCGTCGATCGTGCTGATCGGCAACGAGGTCAACATCAACGAGGGCCGGCTGATCGTGCCGAAGAAGCGATGA
- a CDS encoding GPW/gp25 family protein, with the protein MRSDIAFPFRTDRRGRTAHAAFDEHVRDLIEQLLFTSPGERVMRPDFGCGLLDLVFTPNSPELASALELSVQASLQRWLGELIEVESLDVVSEENVVRVYLRYVVRSTASRRDDVFEGSGPA; encoded by the coding sequence ATGAGGAGCGACATCGCCTTCCCCTTCCGCACGGACCGGCGGGGACGCACCGCGCACGCCGCGTTCGACGAGCATGTGCGCGATCTGATCGAGCAGTTGCTGTTCACCAGCCCCGGCGAGCGCGTGATGCGCCCCGACTTCGGCTGTGGGCTGCTGGATCTGGTCTTCACGCCCAACAGCCCGGAGCTGGCCTCCGCACTGGAGCTGTCGGTGCAGGCGTCCCTGCAGCGCTGGCTGGGTGAGCTGATCGAGGTGGAGTCCCTGGACGTGGTGAGCGAGGAGAACGTGGTCCGGGTGTATCTGCGCTACGTGGTGCGCTCCACCGCGAGCCGGCGCGACGACGTGTTCGAGGGGAGCGGCCCGGCATGA
- a CDS encoding putative baseplate assembly protein: MSGTSKELVCRADGRRAKVRAAQLGGVDAVEVGDDGLTLTVTFLGKAPRGLCPENVRIDGGRRITGIGAVEVSVEREEDPELDDRLFVTLDRTGDTSRYTLSVVDTDPYGRPGTEPFPGFDQRYFSAGFDFRPDCPTPFDCKDEQPDCPPSFPAAPVIDYTARDYDSIRRLILDRLALTTPDWVERNAADLGTTLVELLAHTADRISYQQDAVATEAYLDTARRRVSVRRHVRLIDYPMHDGVNARAFVAVETVRALTLQPGTYRFAAVDVRSLGPRDRPAIGTVIDDRDLAVLDERGSVEVFEPLVAGEPLALRPEHNTIRFWTWGDEVCSLPKGATSATLRDAWADEECSVRSLELAPGDLLLIEEVRGARSGTPGDADPSHRQAVRLTSVTPVVDRLADQPVLEVTWAQEDALNFAVCLSTQGGTDCEPVEDVSVARGNVVLVDHGRSLTCRGGTPETVTVPPAPSVLGSCEPSGFGCWDRKEGNATADLINARLEQTRCGGLLTAGQVRELFTVVGEDETVRAGLGLELAGRRREKVVPGTAYEQAEALSTLLAQVVYPGIPARFRPVLQRSPVVQAVPFPDPRHVSVGQSTRLAAIPGRVRRRLVELWRSARDCDGLTEPEIAELTVLFGIRVLERLELRRYPVRALRELLHRSERLLAAKLRRLEVLTARARAGAVLDDSIAWEITHTWGAEYAAGTGPDEPVLRGPAAALVQDPRAALPAVTVGDGEEWWSARRDLLESGARERHFVGELEDDGRIALRFGDGRHGARPRPGARLELHYRLGGGVAGNVGAEAINHLVLCRDPKDADAGDAMPVAGVRNPLPAVGGTEPEPVEQVRQLAPLDLKRTRLRAVTAEDYAALASKLPGVQRAAAEIRWTGSVQEAHVAVDPLGSGDASAELLDSVAYALESYRRIGHDLVVGPARSVPLDIALAVCATPGHQHGQILAELYRLLGSRPLTGGRLGFFHPDALTFGEPVRLSRLVATAAAVPGVESVRVTRLRRLFHEDPLDDTALEAGVLRLGPLEIARCDNDPDRPELGRLSIELGGGAR, from the coding sequence ATGAGCGGTACGAGCAAGGAGTTGGTCTGCCGTGCGGACGGCAGGCGCGCCAAGGTACGGGCCGCGCAGCTCGGCGGTGTGGATGCCGTCGAGGTCGGTGACGACGGGCTGACGCTCACCGTCACCTTCCTCGGCAAGGCGCCCCGCGGGCTGTGCCCGGAGAACGTACGTATCGACGGCGGGCGCCGGATCACAGGCATCGGGGCCGTCGAGGTGTCGGTCGAGCGCGAGGAGGACCCGGAGCTCGACGACCGGCTGTTCGTCACGCTGGACCGCACCGGCGACACGTCCCGCTACACGCTCTCCGTCGTGGACACCGATCCGTACGGGCGGCCGGGCACCGAGCCCTTCCCCGGCTTCGACCAGCGGTATTTCTCCGCCGGATTCGACTTCCGGCCCGACTGCCCGACGCCCTTCGACTGCAAGGACGAGCAGCCCGACTGCCCGCCGTCGTTCCCGGCCGCGCCGGTCATCGACTACACCGCGCGCGACTACGACTCGATCCGCCGCCTCATCCTGGACCGGCTGGCGCTCACCACACCGGACTGGGTGGAGCGCAATGCGGCCGACCTGGGCACGACGCTGGTCGAACTGCTCGCCCACACCGCCGACCGGATCAGCTATCAGCAGGACGCGGTGGCGACGGAGGCATATCTCGACACGGCCCGCCGCCGCGTCTCCGTACGCCGTCATGTGCGGCTCATCGACTACCCGATGCACGACGGCGTCAACGCGCGCGCTTTCGTCGCGGTCGAGACGGTACGGGCGCTGACGCTGCAACCCGGCACGTACCGCTTCGCGGCCGTTGACGTGCGCAGCCTCGGGCCGCGCGACAGGCCGGCGATCGGCACCGTCATCGACGACCGGGATCTGGCTGTGCTCGACGAGCGTGGATCGGTCGAGGTGTTCGAGCCGCTCGTCGCCGGCGAGCCGCTGGCGCTGCGCCCCGAGCACAACACGATCCGCTTCTGGACCTGGGGCGACGAGGTGTGCTCGCTGCCCAAGGGGGCCACATCCGCAACGCTCAGGGACGCGTGGGCGGATGAGGAGTGCTCGGTCAGGTCGCTGGAGCTGGCTCCGGGCGATCTGCTGCTGATCGAGGAGGTACGGGGGGCACGCTCGGGTACACCGGGCGACGCCGACCCCTCCCACCGCCAGGCCGTCCGCCTCACCTCGGTCACTCCGGTCGTGGACCGGCTTGCCGACCAGCCGGTGCTCGAGGTCACCTGGGCGCAGGAGGACGCGCTGAACTTCGCCGTCTGTCTGTCGACGCAGGGCGGCACGGACTGCGAGCCGGTCGAGGATGTGAGCGTGGCGCGCGGGAATGTGGTGCTCGTCGACCACGGACGCTCACTGACGTGTCGCGGCGGGACCCCGGAGACGGTCACCGTGCCTCCCGCGCCCTCCGTCCTCGGTTCTTGCGAACCGTCCGGCTTCGGCTGCTGGGACCGCAAGGAGGGCAACGCCACGGCGGATCTGATCAACGCCCGTCTGGAGCAGACCCGCTGCGGTGGGCTACTGACGGCAGGTCAGGTACGCGAGCTGTTCACCGTTGTCGGCGAGGACGAGACCGTGCGTGCGGGCCTTGGCCTGGAACTCGCGGGCCGCCGACGGGAGAAGGTCGTCCCCGGCACCGCCTATGAGCAGGCCGAGGCGCTGTCGACCTTGCTGGCTCAGGTCGTCTACCCGGGTATCCCGGCACGTTTCAGGCCGGTGTTGCAGCGCTCCCCCGTCGTCCAGGCGGTGCCGTTCCCCGACCCGCGTCATGTCTCGGTCGGACAGTCCACACGGCTGGCCGCCATCCCCGGACGGGTCCGCCGGCGTCTTGTGGAGCTGTGGCGCAGCGCCCGCGACTGCGACGGACTCACCGAGCCCGAAATCGCCGAACTGACCGTGCTGTTCGGAATCCGGGTGCTGGAGCGTCTCGAACTGCGCCGTTATCCGGTGCGCGCGCTGCGGGAGTTGCTGCACCGCAGTGAGCGGCTGCTCGCCGCGAAGCTTCGACGTCTCGAGGTGCTGACGGCCCGTGCGCGGGCCGGTGCGGTCCTGGACGACTCCATCGCCTGGGAGATCACGCACACATGGGGCGCCGAATACGCGGCGGGGACCGGTCCGGACGAGCCGGTGCTGCGGGGTCCCGCGGCCGCGCTCGTACAGGATCCGCGGGCCGCGCTTCCCGCCGTGACGGTGGGGGACGGCGAGGAATGGTGGAGCGCGAGGCGGGATCTTCTCGAATCGGGTGCGCGCGAGCGGCATTTCGTCGGTGAGCTGGAGGACGACGGCCGGATCGCGCTGCGGTTCGGGGACGGGCGCCACGGCGCCCGCCCGCGGCCGGGAGCGCGGCTGGAACTGCACTACCGGCTAGGCGGCGGCGTCGCCGGCAACGTCGGCGCTGAGGCCATCAACCATCTGGTGCTGTGCCGCGATCCAAAGGACGCCGACGCCGGGGATGCGATGCCCGTCGCGGGCGTACGCAATCCGCTGCCCGCCGTCGGTGGCACGGAGCCCGAGCCGGTCGAGCAGGTGCGCCAGCTCGCCCCGCTCGACCTGAAGCGCACCCGGTTGCGGGCCGTCACCGCCGAGGACTATGCGGCACTGGCGTCGAAGCTGCCCGGAGTCCAGCGCGCGGCTGCCGAGATCCGGTGGACCGGCAGTGTGCAGGAGGCACATGTCGCCGTCGACCCTCTGGGCAGCGGGGACGCGTCCGCGGAGCTGCTCGACTCGGTGGCGTACGCGCTGGAGAGCTACCGCCGCATCGGGCATGACCTCGTGGTGGGGCCCGCGAGGTCAGTGCCGCTGGACATCGCGCTGGCGGTGTGCGCGACGCCCGGTCATCAGCACGGCCAGATCCTCGCCGAGCTGTACCGGCTCCTCGGCAGCCGCCCGCTGACCGGGGGACGGCTCGGCTTCTTCCATCCCGACGCGCTGACGTTCGGTGAACCGGTGCGGCTCAGCCGTCTGGTGGCCACAGCTGCGGCCGTCCCGGGCGTGGAGAGCGTACGGGTGACCCGGCTGCGCCGGCTGTTCCATGAAGATCCACTCGATGACACGGCACTGGAGGCAGGCGTGCTGCGGCTCGGCCCGCTGGAGATCGCGCGTTGCGACAACGACCCGGACCGGCCGGAGCTCGGCCGGCTGTCCATCGAGCTCGGCGGAGGTGCGCGATGA